In Conger conger chromosome 12, fConCon1.1, whole genome shotgun sequence, one DNA window encodes the following:
- the LOC133142105 gene encoding sorting nexin-18-like, which yields MALRARALYDFNSENPGEISVKENEIVTLYCEQDVDGWLEGANSRGERGLFPASYVEILKNDTVSSYNNNSTYGDGSQNSRYANVPSGGYDAPYTTQDNVTKAPTSNFPTFPVTAQQQLNYQVSQGSDDDWDDDWDDSSTVADEPGVVGGSYQDYGNGPSTYRVSTSMPRGGAAQQAKSSATVSRNLNRFSTFVKSGGEAFVLGEASGFVKDGDKICVVMGQYGPEWQENPYPFSCYIDDPTKQTKFKGMKSYMSYKLTPSHTQSQVNRRYKHFDWLYARLVEKFPVISVPHLPEKQATGRFEEDFISKRRKGLIWWMNHMTSHPVLARCDVFQHFLVCSSTDEKAWKQGKRKAEKDDMVGANFFLTISTPAAPLDLQDVESKIDAFKAFTKKMDDSALHVNATVNEFARKQITGFKKEYQKVGQSFRVLSQVFELDQQAYSAGLNHAIAYTGEAYDAIGDYFADQPRQDLYPIMDLLAIYQGHLANYPDIIHVQKGALTKVKESQKHVEEGKMDGPQAEGINERCNIISFATLAEIQHFHQTRVRDFKAQMQHYLQEQIGFFQKITGKLEEALQKYDNA from the exons ATGGCGCTAAGGGCGAGGGCTTTGTATGACTTTAATTCAGAAAATCCTGGGGAAATATCAGTGAAGGAAAACGAAATTGTGACCCTTTATTGCGAACAAGACGTTGACGGATGGTTGGAGGGGGCGAACAGTAGAGGGGAACGGGGGCTCTTCCCTGCCTCCTACGTGGAAATTCTCAAGAATGACACCGTCTCTTCGTATAATAACAACAGCACATATGGGGATGGATCCCAAAATTCCAGGTATGCCAACGTCCCATCAGGTGGCTATGACGCCCCATACACGACTCAGGATAATGTAACAAAAGCGCCTACTTCAAATTTTCCGACTTTCCCCGTTACTGCTCAACAGCAGCTAAATTATCAAGTGAGCCAAGGGAGTGACGACGATTGGGACGACGACTGGGATGACAGTTCAACTGTTGCGGACGAACCCGGTGTTGTTGGAGGGAGTTATCAGGATTATGGCAATGGACCTTCTACCTACAGAGTATCCACTTCAATGCCTCGAGGAGGGGCCGCGCAACAAGCTAAGAGTTCGGCCACTGTCAGTAGAAACCTTAATAGGTTTTCAACCTTTGTAAAATCCGGTGGCGAGGCTTTTGTGCTGGGGGAAGCCTCTGGCTTTGTGAAAGATGGAGACAAGATCTGCGTTGTGATGGGTCAATATGGTCCAGAGTGGCAGGAGAACCCCTATCCCTTTTCCTGCTACATCGATGACCCCACCAAACAAACTAAATTCAAAGGCATGAAAAGTTACATGTCTTACAAATTGACGCCTTCTCACACGCAGAGCCAGGTCAATCGAAGATATaaacattttgattggctgtatgCCAGGTTAGTGGAGAAGTTCCCCGTTATTTCGGTTCCACACTTACCTGAAAAGCAAGCCACTGGCAGGTTTGAGGAAGATTTCATTTCCAAAAGAAGGAAAGGCCTGATATGGTGGATGAATCATATGACTAGCCATCCAGTCTTGGCTCGATGTGATGTTTTTCAGCACTTCCTCGTTTGCAGTAGTACTGATGAAAAGGCCTGGAAACAGGGAAAAAGAAAGGCAGAGAAGGATGACATGGTGGGTGCAAATTTTTTCCTTACCATCAGCACTCCGGCAGCCCCACTAGACTTACAAGACGTTGAGAGCAAAATTGATGCTTTCAAAGCTTTTACAAAAAAGATGGACGACAGCGCGCTGCACGTCAACGCAACAGTAAACGAATTTGCCAGAAAGCAGATAACGGGATTTAAGAAGGAGTACCAGAAAGTTGGACAGTCTTTTAGAGTCCTAAGCCAAGTGTTTGAGCTGGACCAACAAGCTTACTCTGCAGGTTTAAACCATGCGATCGCATACACAGGGGAAGCTTATGATGCAATTGGAGACTATTTCGCTGATCAACCCAGGCAGGATCTTTACCCTATAATGGACCTTTTGGCTATTTACCAGGGCCACCTGGCTAACTATCCAGATATCATCCATGTTCAGAAAG GGGCACTGACTAAAGTGAAGGAGAGCCAGAAACACGTGGAGGAGGGCAAGATGGACGGCCCTCAGGCGGAGGGCATTAACGAGCGCTGCAACATCATATCCTTCGCCACGCTGGCCGAGATCCAGCACTTCCACCAGACCCGTGTGCGAGACTTCAAGGCACAGATGCAGCACTACCTGCAGGAGCAGATCGGATTCTTCCAGAAGATCACCGGCAAGCTGGAGGAGGCCTTGCAGAAGTACGACAATGCCTAA